A single region of the Thunnus maccoyii chromosome 10, fThuMac1.1, whole genome shotgun sequence genome encodes:
- the zgc:113232 gene encoding collagen alpha-1(I) chain: MGASTDKASLLSGLLVFMLCVVSSVCQDEYSGYHSGEEHTYEGSVIDHYDSSASPQPEYPPEPTNSYDVDQQPEVEDYDPYGAAPTQVTMITEEAFPYATTTESHYAKEDTETMEVGLQRGGDSALGEVGPTECDCEPGEPGFAGFAGPKGSRGPQGKTGEPGAQGREGYKGTKGVQGRGGDAGPVGDVGPEGDEGASGFSGAMGEPGLIGDPGDLGELGLKGDVGMEGPSGGVGAPGETGSQGDAGPSGSNGGDGIKGSSGDEGKEGPQGPDGQKGQIGAPGFPGDVGERGYTGYPGQPGGFGPSGPKGDKGKDGLPGSDGAPGEDGPLGVPGVMGEPGPFGAKGSKGDRGVQGPRGRVGAVGSVGEQGDAGVPGKQGPKGLQGPKGAKGETGPDGEKGAAGKKGIKGDQGQKGSKGDGGDKGQRGPKGAVGRNGVPGPVGPPGIPGTRGERGPIGDPGVKGRAGPKGVQGPSGPGLTDEQVLQLCRGVVTAQISQYASSIRAKCSQGCPINNRTLIGPPGGRGPTGSAGKPGKAGKAGAKGARGAQGDRGLEGDKGAQGDRGKKGPKGAAGDPGTGLPGLDGPQGLRGLPGHPAEPKNGMEGPQGPRGFSGPMGTPGMVGVAGVPGFCEARDCSIHAPVMRKEQGLVKGPASSKI, from the exons GCGTCTCTCCTCTCGGGGCTGCTGGTGTTCATGCTGTGTGTCGTCTCTTCTGTCTGTCAGGATGAATATTCTGGATACCACTCAG GTGAGGAACACACCTATGAAGGGTCCGTAATCGACCACTATGACAGCTCAGCCTCTCCTCAACCAG AGTATCCTCCCGAGCCGACAAACAGCTACGACGTGGACCAGCAGCCCGAGGTGGAGGACTACGACCCCTACGGAGCCGCCCCCACCCAGGTCACCATGATCACTGAGGAGGCCTTCCCCTACGCCACCACCACCGAGTCCCACTACGCCAAGGAGGACACCGAGACCATGGAGGTGGGACTGCAGAGGG GGGGCGACTCGGCACTCGGGGAAGTGGGACCGACAGAGTGCGACTGTGAACCCGGAGAGCCTGGGTTCGCTGGTTTTGCAGGACCAAAG GGATCCAGAGGTCCGCAGGGTAAAACTGGTGAGCCAGGAGCTCAAGGCAGAGAG GGTTACAAAGGAACCAAAGGGGTTCAGGGAAGAGGAGGTGATGCTGGACCAGTC GGCGATGTCGGACCCGAGGGAGACGAAGGAGCTTCTGGTTTCTCTGGAGCCATG ggAGAACCTGGACTTATAGGAGACCCTGGGGATCTGGGAGAGCTGGGTctgaag GGTGACGTCGGTATGGAGGGACCCAGCGGAGGAGTTGGAGCTCCTGGTGAGACT GGCTCTCAGGGTGACGCTGGGCCTTCAGGGTCAAATGGAGGTGATGGTATCAAG gGGTCCTCAGGTGACGAAGGCAAAGAAGGTCCTCAAGGACCAGACGGACAGAAG GGTCAGATCGGAGCTCCTGGGTTTCCTGGTGACGTCGGCGAGAGAGGCTACACC GGTTATCCTGGACAGCCGGGGGGCTTTGGACCGAGTGGACCAaag gggGATAAAGGTAAAGACGGCCTGCCAGGCAGTGACGGTGCCCCTGGAGAAGAT GGTCCTTTAGGAGTTCCCGGTGTGATGGGAGAGCCGGGACCGTTTGGTGCCAAG GGCAGTAAAGGTGATCGTGGTGTGCAAGGACCTCGAGGCAGAGTTGGCGCCGTG GGATCTGTAGGAGAGCAAGGAGACGCTGGAGTACCAGGAAAACAAGGACCAAAGGGCCTGCAGGGCCCGAAA GGGGCCAAAGGTGAGACGGGACCTGATGGTGAGAAG GGTGCAGCAGGGAAGAAAGGCATTAAAGGTGATCAAGGACAGAAG GGAAGCAAAGGTGACGGTGGAGACAAAGGACAg CGTGGACCGAAAGGCGCGGTCGGTCGTAACGGCGTCCCCGGCCCCGTGGGTCCGCCTGGCATCCCGGGAACCAGAGGAGAGCGAGGCCCCATCGGAGACCCGGGAGTCAAAGGCCGAGCAGGACCCAAAGGAGTGCAAGGTCCCTCT GGTCCTGGTCTGACTGATGAGCAGGtcctgcagctctgcagaggTGTGGTCACAGCCCAGATCTCCCAGTACGCCTCCTCCATACGGGCTAAGTGCTCCCAAGGCTGCCCCATCAACAACCGGACACTGATCGGGCCCCCAGGAGGCCGAGGGCCAACAGGATCAGCAGGCAAACCT GGTAAAGCAGGAAAAGCCGGAGCGAAGGGAGCCAGAGGTGCTCAGGGCGACAGAGGACTGGAGGGAGACAAAGGAGCGCAGGGTGACAGAG GTAAAAAGGGACCTAAAGGTGCTGCCGGTGATCCAGGTACAGGCCTGCCAGGACTTGATGGACCACAGGGCCTCAGAG GTTTGCCAGGTCACCCAGCAGAACCCAAAAATGGCATGGAGGGTCCCCAAGGTCCCCGCGGCTTCTCTGGTCCGATGGGTACGCCTGGCATGGTCGGAGTCGCTGGCGTGCCAGGATTTTGTGAGGCACGGGACTGCAGCATTCATGCACCGGTGATGCGCAAAGAGCAGGGCCTGGTGAAAGGACCTGCCAGTTCCAAAATCTGA